From Actinoplanes oblitus, a single genomic window includes:
- a CDS encoding Lrp/AsnC family transcriptional regulator → MEIDTLDRRVTHALRINGRAGYREIGAVLGVSDQTVARRYRRLRQEAGLRVVGRPNPIELGYETWALRLRAAPDAALPIASALARRSDTTWVSVTSGGTEISCSVHVPASADRKELLLQQLPRTPRLATVSAHCVIHHYVGGAVGPDLRDDALTAEQIAALSPARSPESPAHLTAADAPLIDALAWDGRLSYTELAAQTGWPESTVRRRVQELFDSGSLYTDVEVEPELFGFRAAVMLWLSVTPSRVAQVGSALREHEEIVFAAATTGPTNLQATAICPDMPAFYRYLTERMGTLDGVERIESAPVLKHVKQLGSVR, encoded by the coding sequence CGGCGTCTCCGACCAGACCGTCGCCCGGCGCTACCGCCGGTTGCGGCAGGAGGCGGGCCTGCGGGTGGTCGGCCGGCCCAACCCCATCGAACTCGGGTACGAGACGTGGGCCCTCCGCCTGCGCGCCGCCCCGGACGCCGCCCTGCCGATCGCGTCCGCGCTGGCCCGCCGCTCGGACACCACCTGGGTCTCGGTCACCTCCGGCGGCACCGAGATCTCCTGCAGCGTGCACGTGCCGGCCTCGGCCGACCGCAAGGAGCTGCTGCTCCAGCAGCTGCCCCGGACGCCCCGGCTGGCCACCGTCAGCGCGCACTGCGTGATCCACCACTACGTCGGCGGGGCGGTCGGCCCGGACCTGCGCGACGACGCGCTCACCGCCGAGCAGATCGCGGCCCTGTCGCCGGCCCGCTCGCCGGAGTCACCGGCGCACCTCACCGCCGCGGACGCGCCGCTGATCGACGCGCTGGCCTGGGACGGCCGGCTCAGTTACACCGAGCTGGCCGCGCAGACCGGCTGGCCGGAGTCGACGGTGCGCCGCCGGGTCCAGGAGCTTTTCGACTCCGGCTCGCTCTACACCGACGTGGAGGTCGAGCCGGAGCTCTTCGGTTTCCGGGCCGCGGTGATGCTCTGGCTGTCGGTCACCCCGTCGCGGGTCGCGCAGGTCGGCTCCGCGCTGCGCGAGCACGAGGAGATCGTCTTCGCGGCGGCCACCACCGGGCCGACGAACCTGCAGGCGACCGCCATCTGCCCGGACATGCCGGCGTTCTACCGCTATCTGACCGAGCGGATGGGCACCCTCGACGGGGTGGAGCGGATCGAGTCGGCACCGGTGCTCAAGCACGTCAAGCAGCTCGGCTCGGTGCGCTGA
- a CDS encoding LacI family DNA-binding transcriptional regulator: protein MAQQPRNGRAPSVKDVAAAAGVSLGTVSNVLNRPAVVSSATRERVERAMAELGFIRNESARQLRAGTSRALAYVMLDGGNPFFQDVAEGIEQAADAADLSLFVCNSGGRAERESKHLDRLIQQRVQGILITPVDPDAPHLADIARRGIPFVMVDRLSSAGGHCSVAVDDVLGGRIAVEHLIDRGHERVAFVGGPSSIGQVRERCQGAREVWEEFGRPADDLIHLPTEALTVSEGRSAGERLAGLPSRRRPTAAFCANDLLALGLLQHAVTAGLRVPDDLAIVGFDDIDFAAAAAVPLTSVRQPRQELGRTAARLVLDEATNPDHRHEQATFVPALVARASTGAPRR, encoded by the coding sequence GTGGCTCAGCAGCCGCGCAACGGGCGCGCGCCGTCGGTCAAGGACGTCGCGGCGGCCGCCGGCGTCTCCCTCGGCACGGTGTCGAATGTGCTGAACCGGCCGGCGGTGGTCAGCTCCGCCACCCGGGAGCGGGTCGAGCGGGCGATGGCCGAGCTCGGCTTCATTCGCAACGAGTCGGCCCGCCAGCTGCGCGCCGGCACCAGCCGGGCGCTGGCGTACGTGATGCTCGACGGCGGCAACCCGTTCTTCCAGGACGTCGCCGAGGGCATCGAGCAGGCGGCCGACGCCGCCGACCTCTCGCTGTTCGTCTGCAACAGCGGCGGCCGGGCCGAGCGCGAGTCCAAGCACCTCGACCGGCTGATCCAGCAGCGCGTCCAGGGCATCCTGATCACCCCGGTCGACCCGGACGCCCCGCACCTGGCGGACATCGCCCGGCGCGGGATCCCGTTCGTGATGGTGGACCGGCTGAGCAGCGCCGGTGGGCACTGCTCGGTGGCCGTCGACGACGTCCTGGGCGGCCGGATCGCCGTCGAGCATCTGATCGATCGCGGCCATGAGCGGGTGGCGTTCGTCGGCGGGCCGTCGAGCATCGGCCAGGTCCGGGAGCGCTGTCAGGGCGCCCGGGAGGTGTGGGAGGAGTTCGGCCGGCCGGCCGACGACCTGATCCACCTGCCGACCGAGGCACTCACGGTGAGCGAGGGGCGGTCCGCGGGGGAGCGGCTGGCCGGGCTGCCGTCCCGGCGCCGGCCGACCGCCGCCTTCTGCGCCAACGACCTGCTCGCGCTGGGCCTGCTGCAGCACGCGGTGACGGCCGGGCTGCGCGTGCCCGACGATCTGGCCATCGTCGGGTTCGACGACATCGACTTCGCGGCGGCCGCGGCGGTGCCGCTGACCTCGGTACGCCAGCCGCGGCAGGAGCTGGGGCGGACGGCGGCCCGGCTGGTGCTGGACGAGGCCACCAACCCGGACCACCGGCACGAGCAGGCCACCTTCGTGCCGGCGCTGGTGGCCCGCGCGTCGACGGGTGCGCCCCGGCGCTGA